In a single window of the Candidatus Krumholzibacteriia bacterium genome:
- a CDS encoding cytochrome c biogenesis protein ResB — translation MSPAFKRFPLFRFLASLKITLLLFLVFAVSIAAATFLEGSYGLEGARGMVYDALWFEILLAALTINLVALLLLRMPYRRRQTGFVMVHIAVILILLSAGITRFFGYEGNMPIREGQSTDYLYSRLQYIGLSNDGASEYKPINLYRPGKQSFRKSYQLGEERYRVSVREYWPHYEETLQEGEGGVSALNYATFTQGSMKQGTIFVGDTQSLGSLQVHFVKDALPAVKGGGNYGSLEIPSEGDPVSLLLTPNLPLEKKVGDRIFRILEFHPDYARRDMVHAPEEMKNPMIRVEVEGPEGVLGERILFAFFPDFGMGHAGQSEELAQLPLRYRYENGLALLLKADGSLEARASVDMEKVDMETGEAKETLTAGTTFSVGEKEVLRAGDFSFVPVEIYESAIWVPGPSENEKKPAGVWVEVRNPEGESGKILLTQGGRGANRLTLGDETLSLHWGSRKIQLDYSLYLDDFQLLTYPGSNNPASYESHVRLFDEEAGIDGQEFRIYMNHPLSHRGNKHFQSSYDPDRKGTVLSVNHDPGKWPTYISYILITLGFILVLAKNWIWPVGKASS, via the coding sequence ATGAGCCCCGCTTTCAAGCGCTTTCCTCTTTTCCGATTCCTGGCTTCCCTGAAAATCACTCTCCTACTCTTCCTCGTATTCGCCGTGAGCATTGCTGCGGCGACTTTTCTTGAGGGAAGTTACGGGCTGGAGGGTGCCCGCGGGATGGTCTACGATGCCCTCTGGTTTGAGATTCTTCTCGCAGCCCTGACCATCAATCTTGTTGCTCTCCTCCTGCTCAGGATGCCCTATCGTAGACGGCAGACTGGTTTTGTCATGGTGCACATTGCCGTGATTCTGATTCTGCTCAGTGCCGGCATCACCCGATTCTTCGGCTATGAGGGTAACATGCCCATTCGTGAGGGGCAGTCCACGGACTATCTCTACAGCAGGCTCCAGTACATTGGCCTCTCCAATGATGGCGCGTCCGAGTACAAACCCATCAATCTCTATCGACCGGGGAAGCAGTCTTTCCGCAAGTCCTACCAGTTGGGAGAAGAGCGCTATCGGGTCTCCGTGCGGGAGTACTGGCCTCACTACGAGGAAACCCTGCAGGAAGGCGAAGGGGGAGTGTCGGCTCTCAATTACGCCACATTCACGCAGGGGTCCATGAAGCAGGGGACGATCTTCGTGGGAGACACCCAGAGTCTGGGATCCTTGCAGGTTCATTTTGTGAAAGACGCCCTTCCGGCAGTGAAGGGCGGAGGCAATTACGGAAGTCTGGAGATTCCCTCCGAAGGAGATCCAGTATCTTTGCTCCTGACCCCGAATCTCCCGCTGGAGAAAAAGGTGGGGGACCGCATCTTCCGCATCCTGGAGTTCCACCCCGACTATGCTCGCAGGGACATGGTTCATGCGCCGGAGGAAATGAAGAATCCCATGATTCGGGTCGAGGTGGAAGGGCCCGAGGGAGTTCTCGGAGAGAGGATCCTCTTCGCCTTCTTCCCGGACTTTGGAATGGGCCATGCCGGACAGTCCGAAGAACTGGCGCAACTTCCCCTGCGCTACCGCTATGAGAACGGACTGGCCCTTCTCCTCAAGGCAGATGGCAGTCTTGAGGCCCGTGCAAGTGTCGACATGGAGAAGGTCGACATGGAGACCGGGGAAGCAAAAGAAACGCTGACCGCGGGAACGACCTTCTCCGTGGGCGAAAAAGAAGTACTTCGCGCCGGGGACTTTTCCTTTGTGCCGGTCGAGATTTACGAGTCGGCGATCTGGGTGCCCGGGCCGAGCGAGAACGAGAAGAAGCCCGCCGGTGTCTGGGTAGAAGTGAGGAATCCTGAAGGCGAGAGCGGCAAGATCCTCCTGACACAGGGAGGGCGTGGCGCGAACCGTCTGACCCTGGGGGATGAAACCCTGTCACTGCATTGGGGCTCGAGGAAGATCCAACTGGACTATTCTCTCTATCTGGACGACTTCCAGCTCCTGACTTATCCGGGTTCCAACAACCCGGCCAGTTATGAGAGCCATGTTCGCCTTTTCGATGAAGAAGCCGGCATCGACGGGCAGGAGTTCAGAATCTACATGAACCATCCACTCTCGCATCGGGGGAACAAGCACTTCCAGTCCTCCTATGACCCCGATCGCAAGGGAACGGTTCTTTCAGTGAATCATGATCCCGGCAAATGGCCCACCTATATCAGCTACATCCTGATCACGCTTGGATTCATTCTGGTGCTTGCCAAGAACTGGATCTGGCCTGTCGGCAAGGCATCCTCATGA